The stretch of DNA GAGGACCAGTGGGCATTCCTCGACGTAGGGCGCGTTGACGAGCTCCGAGCGGACCGGCGTAAGACCAGTGACCGCGAACTTGTCTACGTTCCTGCCCGAGGTCAGAGCGAAGAAGTCCACATCCTTGACCATATCCTCGGAAGGGACGTTCACCTTGAACGCCCCACTGTCCATGATATTCCCATAGGAGTAGGTGGCCTTCCTGAGCGATACCGAAACGCAGGGCGGCTCAGAGCAACAGATACCGCACCAGGCAGCCGTCATTACGTTCGCTTTTCCTTCCTGGTCGTAGCTTCCGATCACCAGAGCAGGGGTGGGGAAGAGCAGCGCCTCCGCCCCCAATGACCTCTTCACTTCCTCACCCCGTTTCCCGTCTTCGTTTCTTTCTCCGTGCCGGAACCCATATGGCCCTGAGCTCCTCCAAACGTTTCGAGGACCTCCGATATCTTATCCATGGTCGGCACGCCGCCGTAGAGGACCAGCTCATCGTCTATCAACATCGCCGGCATCATGGCCAACCCATATCTGTCGAATAGATGCCGCACCTTCCCGGCCGTCTCCGGGCTAAGGACGGAGGCGGCCTCGCTGGCGACGACGATACCGACCTGC from Methanomassiliicoccales archaeon encodes:
- a CDS encoding flavin reductase family protein, with the protein product MKRSLGAEALLFPTPALVIGSYDQEGKANVMTAAWCGICCSEPPCVSVSLRKATYSYGNIMDSGAFKVNVPSEDMVKDVDFFALTSGRNVDKFAVTGLTPVRSELVNAPYVEECPLVLECELVQTIELGLHTQFVGEIKDVKVTVELESGPDEGLIGLIRPLIYAHDDHCYYAVGRKVAKVGVGLAVGRHLI